Proteins encoded in a region of the Syntrophorhabdaceae bacterium genome:
- a CDS encoding pitrilysin family protein: protein MNMFSIDGRLNCMFEQRKGTGVAAVQVWVKVGSRDESLRQAGITHFIEHLIFKGTEKVGANEMATRIENMGGSINAFTSYDNTVYHIVVPTRAFQEGLELLVDAVFNPFFPEDEVTKENKVVLEEIKMGEDDPQRKLFKELFAVAYDGKPYGRPIIGYEETVKAITRDDIRRYYKTHYTPENMVVVIVGDFDEKGASAFLKKALASKKNPDGPAPEPGKGPARINLNEKIIERDVRESRIAFSYPTPAITHKDIAALEVLWTILGDGESSRLEEELKNKQSLVTGIGSYFFTPRDEGLLVVTATFKGNDFTRVVAAVDEETKKLLRDGPLEWELQKAKNMIKASYIYGAETAQGRARQMGNFQTLTGDPEFTEKYLKAVDKVTAKDVQKMLEQYVVGRQKSLAALLPKGANNPRTYKLENGLTYTVNKNIASPSLSFRIGFTGGAKAEEKGQNGTFNVLSKMLLKGTETKDAHAIARKIDLLAGNLSPYTGRNVFGLSGGFLSKDMEEVFSLLKELLVSTKLRARELKTIKEEVLSEIRQKQDDPISTTFNKFNEVLYDGHPYSKDPTGTEKDVEALTLKELTGYYGQYVTPENTVFAVSGDVDEQKVKELMERLFSGWKGQANALKKQKVKLAAAKDVKVEKEMMQSHLVFGFLGPGLIDADRFEVEVMTAILSGMGGRIHKILREEKPYAYALTFFNQMAYEVGAMGIYIGTDKKLVKEVETIVKAEIERLGREGFTDKEVADAKNYLVGNHYIRKQSNGSVSTDMCLDTLYGLKAGFFKKWPTHIQNVKTEDVNKAARKYLSVDRMVYVAVGAKP, encoded by the coding sequence ATGAATATGTTTTCAATCGACGGCCGTCTGAACTGTATGTTCGAGCAGCGCAAAGGCACCGGTGTGGCGGCCGTGCAGGTCTGGGTGAAGGTGGGGAGCCGGGACGAGTCTCTTCGTCAGGCGGGTATCACCCATTTCATCGAGCACCTCATATTCAAGGGCACGGAGAAGGTCGGGGCGAACGAGATGGCCACCCGCATCGAAAATATGGGGGGCAGCATTAATGCCTTTACCTCCTACGACAACACCGTATACCATATCGTGGTCCCCACGAGGGCCTTTCAGGAGGGCCTCGAGCTTCTCGTTGACGCGGTCTTCAATCCCTTCTTCCCGGAAGACGAGGTCACGAAAGAGAACAAGGTAGTCCTTGAAGAAATCAAGATGGGGGAGGACGATCCCCAGAGAAAGCTGTTTAAAGAGCTCTTCGCCGTAGCCTATGACGGAAAACCTTACGGCAGACCGATCATAGGCTACGAGGAGACAGTAAAAGCCATCACGAGGGATGATATACGCCGGTATTATAAAACCCATTACACCCCCGAGAATATGGTGGTGGTCATCGTCGGCGATTTCGACGAGAAAGGGGCCAGCGCGTTCCTCAAGAAGGCGCTCGCATCGAAAAAGAATCCTGACGGGCCCGCTCCCGAGCCGGGAAAGGGCCCTGCCAGGATCAACCTGAACGAGAAAATTATCGAGCGGGACGTGAGAGAGAGCCGCATTGCCTTCTCATACCCCACACCCGCCATTACCCATAAAGACATCGCGGCCCTGGAGGTCCTCTGGACCATTTTGGGCGACGGCGAAAGCTCGAGGCTCGAAGAGGAGCTGAAGAACAAGCAGAGCCTCGTGACCGGCATAGGGAGCTATTTTTTCACGCCCCGGGATGAGGGTCTCCTGGTGGTCACCGCCACTTTCAAAGGCAACGATTTTACCCGTGTCGTGGCCGCGGTGGACGAGGAGACAAAAAAGCTTCTCCGCGACGGCCCCCTGGAGTGGGAGCTCCAGAAGGCAAAAAATATGATAAAGGCCTCCTATATCTATGGGGCCGAGACAGCCCAGGGGAGGGCACGCCAGATGGGCAATTTTCAGACCCTCACCGGCGACCCCGAGTTCACCGAAAAATATCTCAAGGCGGTCGATAAGGTCACCGCAAAAGACGTGCAGAAGATGCTCGAACAATATGTGGTAGGGAGGCAGAAGAGCCTCGCGGCGCTCCTGCCGAAGGGCGCAAACAACCCCCGCACCTATAAACTCGAAAACGGTCTCACCTACACGGTGAACAAGAATATTGCATCGCCGAGCCTCTCTTTCCGGATCGGCTTTACAGGAGGGGCCAAGGCGGAAGAGAAGGGCCAAAACGGGACCTTCAACGTCCTTTCCAAAATGCTCCTCAAAGGCACCGAAACCAAGGATGCCCACGCGATCGCGAGAAAGATAGACTTGCTGGCGGGAAACCTTTCGCCCTACACGGGACGCAATGTATTCGGCCTCTCCGGGGGCTTCTTGAGCAAGGATATGGAAGAGGTCTTCTCCCTCCTCAAGGAACTGCTCGTCTCCACGAAGCTCCGGGCAAGAGAGCTGAAAACCATAAAGGAGGAGGTCCTCTCCGAGATTCGCCAGAAGCAGGACGACCCCATCTCCACCACCTTCAATAAGTTCAACGAGGTGCTCTACGACGGCCATCCCTACAGCAAGGACCCGACTGGGACGGAAAAGGACGTGGAGGCTTTAACCCTCAAGGAGCTCACAGGATATTACGGACAATATGTGACGCCCGAAAATACGGTCTTCGCCGTATCGGGCGACGTGGACGAGCAGAAGGTGAAGGAGCTCATGGAGCGGCTCTTTTCCGGCTGGAAAGGGCAGGCCAATGCGTTAAAGAAACAGAAGGTGAAGCTCGCTGCAGCCAAAGACGTGAAGGTGGAGAAGGAGATGATGCAGTCCCATCTCGTCTTCGGCTTCCTGGGCCCGGGCCTCATCGATGCCGACCGTTTCGAAGTGGAAGTCATGACCGCGATCCTCTCCGGCATGGGGGGAAGGATTCATAAGATATTGCGAGAGGAGAAGCCCTACGCCTACGCCCTCACCTTTTTCAACCAGATGGCGTACGAGGTCGGGGCAATGGGGATCTACATCGGCACGGACAAGAAGCTCGTGAAAGAAGTGGAGACCATAGTGAAAGCCGAGATCGAGCGCCTCGGTCGGGAAGGCTTTACGGACAAGGAAGTGGCGGACGCGAAAAATTACCTCGTGGGGAATCACTACATAAGAAAGCAGAGCAACGGCTCCGTCTCTACCGACATGTGCCTCGACACCCTATACGGCCTCAAAGCGGGCTTTTTCAAGAAGTGGCCCACCCACATACAGAACGTCAAGACAGAGGACGTCAACAAGGCAGCCAGGAAATACCTCTCCGTCGACAGGATGGTCTATGTGGCGGTAGGGGCCAAACCGTAA